In Quercus lobata isolate SW786 chromosome 12, ValleyOak3.0 Primary Assembly, whole genome shotgun sequence, a genomic segment contains:
- the LOC115972493 gene encoding nucleolin translates to MFTKDLFSLWKKKMNLENVVDVSSFLLFEATGDSEGDCNTIKGGGDDKIGQDIAMADDDDAESCIFDLSDFPRVSEVDDSDIQPCVLDDDDGDDDDDEEDEDEDEDEDEVLSYRKSTGKQDWKLMGHQKSSVSVDTSKDSMNEAERSRLFWETCLAS, encoded by the coding sequence aTGTTTACAAAAGATTTGTTTTCATTgtggaaaaagaagatgaacttGGAGAATGTTGTGGACGTGTCTTCTTTCTTGCTCTTTGAAGCAACAGGAGATTCTGAAGGTGACTGTAATACCATAAAGGGTGGTGGTGATGATAAAATTGGCCAAGACATTGCTAtggctgatgatgatgatgcggAGTCATGTATCTTTGATTTATCTGATTTTCCTAGAGTGAGTGAGGTTGATGATTCTGATATTCAACCATGTGTTCTTGATGATGATGACggtgacgatgatgatgatgaagaggatgaagatgaagatgaagatgaagatgaggtCCTTAGTTATAGAAAATCTACTGGTAAACAAGATTGGAAGCTAATGGGCCATCAAAAATCAAGTGTTTCTGTTGATACAAGTAAGGATTCGATGAATGAGGCAGAGAGGAGCAGACTATTTTGGGAGACATGCTTGGCATCCTAA
- the LOC115971759 gene encoding rho GTPase-activating protein 2 — protein MTGLVMVTKGAGCGGGGGGKGTKGVKSSEEEQNQLSLVAFLMTALRKSMVACRVDSGEDVMSTVHHMEIGWPTNVQHITHVTFDRFNGFLGLPVEFEVEIPGRVPSASASVFGVSAESMQCSYDSKGNSVPTILLLMQERLYSQEGLKAEGIFRINPENSKEEHVRDQLNRGIVPDNIDVHCLAGLIKAWFRELPSGVLDGLSPEQVLQCNTEEESVELVSQLKPTDAALLNWAVDLMADVVEEEESNKMNARNIAMVFAPNMTQMSDPLTALMHAVQVMNLLKTLIMRTLREREESATGAYSPMSSRSSNQQTDEDFDSQQEMDISCESRGPASDYDDDDDNVPYEHCSEDEDEVEVRSLGEIEECFLRQLDESNDTQNSLSEQPANDLRIEGVESSNDGVSSEEVKNGNPGLRSSDVEDLGSSLTAVESKTDTESTSIGCASTDDMEMMDSMDFISPMPLFAST, from the exons ATGACAGGGCTTGTGATGGTTACAAAGGGAGCtgggtgtggtggtggtggtggtggtaaaGGAACAAAGGGAGTGAAGAGCTCAGAGGAAGAGCAAAACCAGCTTTCACTGGTGGCGTTTCTAATGACTGCTCTGAGAAAATCAATGGTGGCTTGTCGAGTCGATAGTGGAGAAGATGTGATGTCAACTGTTCATCACATGGAGATCGGATGGCCCACCAACGTGCAACATATTACACATGTGACATTCGATAGGTTCAATGGCTTTCTGGGTCTGCCTGTGGAGTTTGAGGTTGAGATCCCAGGTCGAGTTCCAAGTGCTAG TGCAAGTGTGTTTGGCGTATCTGCGGAGTCAATGCAATGCTCTTATGATTCAAAAGGAAATAGCGTACCAACCATACTCTTGCTAATGCAGGAGCGCTTATACTCTCAAGAAGGCCTAAAG GCAGAAGGAATTTTCAGGATAAACCCAGAGAATAGCAAAGAGGAGCATGTAAGGGATCAGCTGAACAGGGGTATCGTCCCTGACAATATTGATGTCCATTGCTTGGCAGGGCTTATAAAAGCCTGGTTCCGAGAACTTCCTTCAGGAGTCCTTGATGGGCTTTCTCCTGAACAAGTTCTCCAATGCAACACTGAAGAAGAATCTGTCGAGCTTGTGAGTCAGCTAAAGCCAACTGATGCTGCATTGCTTAATTGGGCAGTTGATCTTATGGCTGATGttgttgaagaagaggaatctAACAAAATGAATGCCAGAAACATTGCCATGGTTTTTGCTCCAAATATGACTCAG ATGTCTGATCCATTGACGGCTCTAATGCATGCTGTTCAAGTAATGAACTTGCTCAAGACCCTGATTATGAGAACACTAAGAGAACGTGAAGAGTCTGCAACCGGAGCATATTCACCTATGTCATCTCGTTCATCTAATCAGCAAACTGACGAGGATTTTGACAGTCAACAAGAGATGGATATCAGCTGTGAATCAAGAGGACCAGCGTCagattatgatgatgatgatgataatgtcCCTTATGAACACTGcagtgaagatgaagatgaagttGAGGTGAGGTCTTTAGGTGAGATAGAAGAATGCTTCTTAAGACAATTGGATGAGAGTAATGACACCCAAAATAGTTTGTCGGAACAACCAGCAAATGATTTGCGGATAGAAGGTGTGGAGTCTAGTAACGATGGTGTGTCATCCGAGGAAGTAAAGAATGGAAATCCTGGTTTGAGATCAAGTGATGTAGAAGACTTGGGGAGTAGTCTTACAGCTGTGGAATCAAAGACTGATACAGAGAGCACATCAATAGGATGTGCAAGCACAGATGACATGGAGATGATGGATAGTATGGATTTCATTTCACCCATGCCATTGTTTGCATCTACTTAA
- the LOC115972526 gene encoding peroxidase 3-like, translated as MKTNILLLVCLVVTAIFGVCQGSSLKKSFYEKTCPRAEKIVKSFTWKHVSSNPNLPAKLLRMHFHDCFVRGCDGSVLLNSTANSTAEKAAIPNLSLSGFDVIDDIKSAVEKECAGIVSCADILALAARDSVSFQFRKPMWEVLTGRRDGLVSLATEALANIPSPFFNFTQLQQNFANKNLTVHDLVVLSGGHTIGIGHCRFFSNRLYNFTGKGDQDPSLNSSYAQFLKTKCKSLNDTTTTVDMDPGSFQKFDSHYYNILLQKKGLFQSDAALLTNKQAKYTIQELVRQNEFFEEFAKSMKRMGAVQVLLGTAGQIRKKCWKVNT; from the exons ATGAAGACTAACATTCTCCTTTTGGTCTGTTTAGTAGTTACTGCCATTTTTGGAGTTTGTCAGGGAAGCAGTCTCAAGAAGAGTTTCTATGAGAAAACCTGTCCACGTGCGGAGAAGATTGTCAAGAGTTTCACCTGGAAGCATGTCTCCAGCAACCCCAACTTGCCGGCAAAGCTTCTCAGAATGCATTTCCATGACTGTTTTGTTAGG GGTTGCGATGGATCAGTACTATTGAACTCCACAGCAAATAGCACTGCAGAGAAGGCAGCAATACCGAACCTATCTTTGTCAGGCTTTGATGTTATTGATGATATTAAATCAGCAGTTGAGAAGGAATGTGCAGGAATTGTATCTTGTGCAGATATCTTGGCTTTGGCTGCTAGGGACTCCGTTTCATTCCAA TTCCGAAAACCAATGTGGGAAGTGCTCACAGGTAGAAGAGATGGCCTTGTTTCACTCGCCACAGAGGCCTTAGCCAACATTCCATCGCCTTTCTTTAACTTCACTCAACTCCAGCAAAATTTTGCCAACAAAAATCTTACAGTGCATGACCTCGTTGTATTGTCAG GTGGGCACACAATTGGAATAGGTCACTGCAGATTCTTCAGCAACAGGCTCTACAACTTTACTGGAAAAGGTGATCAAGACCCTTCTTTGAACTCATCCTATGCCCAGTTCTTAAAGACAAAATGCAAAAGCCTCAATGACACAACAACAACTGTAGACATGGACCCTGGTAGCTTTCAAAAGTTTGACAGCCACTACTATAATATCCTTCTGCAGAAGAAGGGTCTCTTCCAATCTGATGCTGCTCTTCTAACAAACAAGCAAGCCAAATATACTATCCAAGAATTGGTTAGGCAAAACGAATTCTTCGAAGAATTTGCGAAATCAATGAAGAGAATGGGAGCAGTTCAGGTCCTTCTTGGCACTGCTGGCCAGATTAGGAAGAAATGTTGGAAAGTCAATACTTAA